A stretch of Paenibacillus mucilaginosus 3016 DNA encodes these proteins:
- a CDS encoding guanylate kinase, which yields MYELKDKEIIFVFTGPNGAGRRTVAQMSGSTLGVKQVISYTTRPPRSSEVDGQDYHFVSREEFKAAEEKQEFIEVIEIDGNCYGIKEADVAAQLQKFGAVYLVLNRFGAEALKKVYGDKVVRIFIYADRETVLKREQERGDTPELIERYMSHYEEEMAYKDSCEHVFENLDLAHTVFDLTKALDDTYLHRNLLDLD from the coding sequence ATGTACGAGCTGAAAGACAAGGAAATAATTTTTGTATTCACCGGTCCGAACGGCGCAGGACGCCGGACGGTAGCCCAAATGTCAGGAAGTACGCTAGGCGTAAAACAGGTCATATCGTACACGACACGCCCTCCGCGCTCATCCGAGGTTGACGGGCAGGACTATCACTTTGTATCCAGAGAAGAGTTCAAAGCGGCCGAGGAGAAACAAGAATTTATCGAGGTCATCGAGATCGACGGAAACTGCTACGGCATCAAGGAAGCCGATGTCGCGGCACAGCTCCAGAAATTCGGGGCGGTCTACCTGGTGTTAAACCGGTTCGGGGCGGAAGCCTTGAAGAAAGTATACGGCGACAAGGTTGTCCGGATCTTCATCTATGCGGACCGGGAAACCGTACTGAAGCGCGAGCAGGAGCGCGGAGATACCCCGGAGCTCATCGAACGCTACATGTCCCATTACGAGGAAGAAATGGCCTACAAGGATTCCTGTGAGCATGTGTTTGAGAACCTGGATCTCGCCCATACCGTATTCGATCTGACCAAAGCGTTGGACGATACATATCTGCACCGGAATCTGCTGGATCTCGACTGA
- a CDS encoding DEAD/DEAH box helicase, which translates to MKKNEFQALGISQELAEALHKHGYNEPTPIQREAIPSVLGGHDVIAQAQTGTGKTLAFVLPILESIDPNRSHVQALIVTPTRELAIQITEEVARWAPLKGIRVLSAYGGQDVERQIRKLEGAIHIIVATPGRLLDHLRRETVQLFKLSTLVLDEADQMLHMGFLPEVVEIISATPTRRQTLLFSATMPERVRQLAKEYMKPPVEIEVKAKRVTLDEIEQIVVQTTDRGKLDALCKAMEEDPPFLGMIFCRTKLRATKLRDELDERGYAVDELHGDLTQAKREQVMKRFRDAKIQFLVATDIAARGLDVEGITHVYNYDIPHDAESYIHRIGRTGRAGMTGKAITFTAPRDAFYLEAIEKGIKMQLVKRPGRGGAEARTDERSERGGRQGGRRGEARTAGGRGARGAAGRGAAAPGGRGRAAAPAPRGGESAERWGAAASGGRDSAARGAGRGTAGGRGGAGARGEGALPWSGTQGGTRDSAAPRGGRGAAAAGTRGGGGGGAPGRGDGAERWSSGPRPGGERGARTAGARSGGAGARGGSAGARGRSGGGGAPERGGAGRGPKPAGRGGAAGGRRRGR; encoded by the coding sequence ATGAAGAAAAACGAATTCCAGGCACTGGGCATCTCCCAGGAGCTTGCCGAAGCACTGCATAAACACGGGTATAATGAACCGACGCCGATTCAGCGCGAAGCGATTCCCTCCGTACTGGGCGGACATGACGTGATTGCCCAGGCACAGACAGGCACAGGAAAAACCCTTGCCTTCGTGCTCCCCATCCTCGAGAGCATTGACCCTAACCGCTCGCATGTACAAGCCTTGATCGTAACGCCGACGCGGGAGCTTGCCATCCAGATCACCGAAGAGGTAGCCCGCTGGGCTCCCCTGAAGGGCATCCGCGTTCTCTCCGCTTACGGCGGTCAGGATGTGGAGAGGCAGATCCGGAAGCTCGAAGGGGCCATTCATATCATCGTCGCCACGCCGGGCCGGCTGCTGGATCACCTGCGCCGCGAAACCGTGCAGCTGTTCAAGCTCTCCACCCTCGTACTGGACGAAGCCGACCAGATGCTTCACATGGGCTTTCTGCCTGAAGTTGTGGAGATTATCTCCGCTACGCCAACCCGCAGACAGACGCTGCTCTTCTCGGCCACCATGCCGGAGCGTGTCCGCCAGCTGGCTAAAGAATATATGAAGCCTCCTGTAGAGATTGAAGTGAAAGCGAAGCGCGTCACCCTCGATGAAATCGAACAGATCGTCGTACAGACGACGGATCGCGGTAAGCTGGACGCTCTCTGCAAGGCGATGGAAGAAGACCCTCCTTTCCTCGGCATGATCTTCTGTCGGACGAAGCTTCGGGCCACGAAGCTGCGGGATGAGCTGGACGAGCGCGGATACGCGGTAGATGAGCTGCACGGCGACTTGACCCAGGCCAAGCGCGAGCAGGTTATGAAACGGTTCCGCGATGCGAAGATCCAGTTCCTTGTAGCAACCGATATTGCCGCACGCGGACTTGATGTCGAAGGCATCACCCACGTGTATAACTACGACATCCCCCATGATGCGGAAAGCTATATCCACCGGATCGGCCGGACGGGACGGGCCGGGATGACGGGCAAAGCGATCACCTTCACTGCGCCGCGCGACGCCTTCTATCTTGAGGCCATTGAAAAAGGCATCAAGATGCAGCTCGTGAAGCGGCCGGGACGCGGTGGTGCCGAGGCGCGGACGGACGAGCGCAGTGAGCGCGGCGGACGTCAAGGCGGGCGCCGCGGTGAGGCACGCACCGCCGGCGGACGCGGAGCGCGGGGAGCCGCAGGACGCGGAGCAGCGGCACCGGGCGGACGCGGACGTGCAGCGGCACCAGCGCCACGCGGCGGCGAGAGCGCGGAGCGCTGGGGCGCAGCGGCGAGCGGCGGGCGCGACAGCGCGGCACGCGGAGCCGGACGCGGCACAGCGGGCGGACGCGGCGGCGCCGGAGCACGCGGTGAAGGCGCGCTGCCGTGGAGCGGCACGCAGGGCGGCACGCGCGACAGTGCCGCCCCACGCGGCGGACGCGGAGCGGCAGCGGCAGGCACCCGCGGCGGCGGCGGCGGCGGCGCGCCGGGACGCGGTGACGGCGCCGAGCGCTGGAGCAGCGGCCCGCGGCCGGGCGGCGAGCGCGGAGCGCGGACGGCAGGCGCTCGCAGCGGCGGAGCCGGAGCGCGAGGCGGCAGCGCGGGAGCGCGTGGGCGTTCCGGCGGCGGTGGTGCTCCGGAGCGCGGAGGTGCAGGCCGCGGACCCAAGCCGGCGGGCCGCGGCGGAGCGGCTGGAGGCCGGAGGCGCGGCAGATAA
- a CDS encoding YhcN/YlaJ family sporulation lipoprotein translates to MARALRLVGLISLLFTFAVAAGCYSWYDYNSASNYGSKRDLPRQDTSRAYQTQQQYAPVSHKVTKLEMNQNLSDQVAAMYGVNSAIVLVGDNVAYTAITMDSTASGTHGGDKMALDSNKDGRARGENPAGDFQSLHVDPTQLIDGVSGAQTEPHHEHISHLFKQKIAEKIRSLEPTIQDVYISANPNIIDQFTKLAIESWHGRSLSPYIPEFTRTMERTFGTDPTIPNQAEANGREY, encoded by the coding sequence ATGGCACGCGCTCTACGACTTGTCGGCCTGATTTCCTTGCTCTTCACCTTTGCCGTCGCGGCAGGATGCTATTCCTGGTACGACTACAACAGCGCCAGCAATTACGGCAGCAAACGGGATCTGCCGAGACAGGATACCTCCCGTGCTTACCAGACTCAGCAGCAGTATGCCCCTGTATCCCATAAAGTAACCAAACTGGAAATGAACCAGAACCTCTCCGACCAGGTGGCGGCCATGTACGGCGTGAATTCGGCTATTGTGCTCGTCGGGGACAATGTAGCCTACACAGCTATTACGATGGACAGTACGGCAAGCGGCACCCATGGCGGCGACAAGATGGCCCTCGATTCGAACAAAGACGGGCGAGCCCGCGGCGAAAATCCTGCAGGTGACTTCCAAAGCCTGCATGTGGATCCCACGCAGCTCATCGACGGAGTCAGCGGTGCTCAAACCGAGCCCCACCATGAGCACATTTCTCATCTGTTCAAACAGAAGATTGCAGAGAAGATCCGCTCGCTCGAGCCGACCATCCAGGATGTATACATCTCCGCGAATCCGAATATCATTGACCAATTCACCAAGCTGGCGATCGAAAGCTGGCACGGACGCTCCCTTAGCCCTTATATTCCCGAGTTCACACGGACCATGGAGAGGACCTTTGGAACGGACCCAACCATTCCGAACCAGGCGGAAGCCAATGGACGGGAATACTGA
- the coxB gene encoding cytochrome c oxidase subunit II, which translates to MIRWQNLWRFIPLFGLMMLLLTGCGDETISALRPRGPVARDQLFLMKLSFGIMLLVVVVVFVIYLYVLVRFRKKKGDKDIIPKQVEGSHTLEIIWTVVPIILLLILAVPTVKYTFQLLEDHRDNKDALPVKVTAHAFWWQFEYPTLGISTAQDLVIPTGKKIAFELTASDVKHSFWVPSLGGKMDTNPGLTNVYYLQADEIDTFKGKCAELCGASHSLMDFKVKSLDAAAFDQWVADMKTPSTVPADAKAGETLFKDNCLSCHAVNAQGLGAGPNLNGFASRELVAGILPHNEQSLRDWIKDPQSIKPGAKMPAFGENPLEPIPGSKPLQEQQINDIIKYLNTLTVK; encoded by the coding sequence ATGATTCGATGGCAAAATCTGTGGCGTTTCATCCCTCTTTTCGGGTTGATGATGTTGCTGTTAACGGGGTGTGGAGACGAAACGATTTCCGCCTTGAGACCGAGAGGTCCCGTAGCCAGAGACCAGCTCTTCCTGATGAAGCTCAGCTTCGGGATCATGCTGCTGGTTGTCGTGGTCGTATTCGTTATTTACTTGTACGTTCTCGTTCGCTTCAGAAAGAAAAAAGGCGACAAAGACATCATTCCAAAGCAAGTGGAAGGCAGTCATACGCTCGAGATTATTTGGACGGTCGTTCCGATCATCCTGCTTCTCATTCTTGCCGTCCCTACGGTCAAGTACACGTTCCAGCTGCTTGAAGACCACAGAGACAACAAGGATGCACTGCCTGTTAAAGTAACGGCCCACGCGTTCTGGTGGCAGTTCGAGTATCCGACGCTCGGCATCTCGACGGCACAAGATCTTGTCATCCCTACCGGCAAGAAGATTGCATTTGAATTGACGGCTTCTGACGTGAAGCACTCCTTCTGGGTTCCGTCGCTCGGCGGAAAGATGGACACGAACCCGGGATTGACCAACGTGTATTACCTGCAAGCCGATGAAATAGACACGTTCAAAGGTAAGTGTGCTGAGCTTTGCGGCGCTTCCCACTCCCTGATGGACTTCAAAGTGAAATCGCTTGACGCGGCCGCATTCGACCAATGGGTTGCCGATATGAAGACGCCTTCTACGGTGCCAGCGGATGCCAAAGCCGGCGAAACGCTCTTCAAAGACAACTGTCTCTCCTGTCACGCGGTCAATGCCCAAGGTCTTGGCGCCGGTCCGAACCTGAACGGCTTTGCTTCCCGTGAGCTTGTAGCCGGGATCCTGCCGCACAACGAACAGAGCCTGCGCGACTGGATTAAAGACCCGCAGTCGATCAAGCCGGGTGCCAAGATGCCTGCGTTCGGTGAGAACCCGCTCGAGCCTATTCCGGGCAGCAAGCCTCTCCAGGAGCAGCAGATCAATGACATTATCAAATATTTGAATACGCTGACTGTGAAGTAA
- the ctaD gene encoding cytochrome c oxidase subunit I, whose amino-acid sequence MDWLTTVDHKKIGILYLLAGGIFFLMGGLEAILIRIQLLYPDQKIFIGDTFNALTTMHGTTMIFLAAMPVIFAFMNAIVPLQIGARDVAFPFVNALGFWLFFFGGLLLNTSWIIGSVPAAGWTAYPPLSNLTHGEAGTFQGGMDFYVLGLQIAGLGTLIGGINFLVTIINMRAPGMTYMRMPMFTWTAFITSLLILFAFPAITVGLVELMFDRIFGTGFFDVSKGGNPVLWEHIFWIFGHPEVYILILPAFGIISDIVSTFSRKRLFGYSSMVFATALIGFLGFMVWAHHMFTTGIGPVGDAIFGVATMAIAVPTGVKIFNWLFTLWGGQIRFTTANVFATAFIPTFVMGGVTGVMLAVPAADFQYHDTYFVVAHFHYVIVGGLVLGLFAASYYWWPKMFGRLLNETLGKIHFWTFFIGFHMTFFPQHFLGLMGMPRRVFTYQPGVGLETGNYISTLGAFLMGIGTIVFFINIIATASKPANAPADPWDGRTLEWAIPSPPPEYNFKQTPLVRGFDAFWKEKMAGNKEMTPAEPVGSIHMPSPSILPFVMSVGLFISGYGFMYHNYLLSIGGLIITFICMFLRSVYDDAGFHIEPEELNDKGVKA is encoded by the coding sequence ATGGATTGGCTTACCACGGTGGACCATAAAAAGATCGGCATTCTGTATCTGCTCGCCGGGGGGATTTTCTTCCTGATGGGCGGTTTGGAAGCGATCTTAATCCGGATTCAGCTCTTGTATCCGGATCAGAAAATCTTCATCGGCGATACCTTCAATGCACTCACTACAATGCACGGTACGACGATGATCTTCTTGGCGGCGATGCCTGTTATCTTCGCCTTCATGAATGCGATCGTGCCTCTGCAGATCGGTGCACGGGACGTAGCGTTCCCTTTTGTGAACGCGCTCGGCTTCTGGCTGTTCTTCTTTGGCGGCCTGCTTCTTAATACCTCCTGGATCATCGGCAGTGTTCCGGCGGCAGGTTGGACGGCTTATCCGCCTCTCTCCAATCTTACGCACGGTGAAGCCGGTACGTTCCAAGGCGGAATGGACTTCTACGTTCTGGGTCTGCAGATTGCGGGTCTCGGAACGCTGATCGGCGGTATCAACTTCCTGGTTACGATCATCAACATGCGTGCGCCAGGGATGACGTACATGAGAATGCCGATGTTTACATGGACGGCATTCATTACTTCCCTGCTGATCCTCTTCGCATTCCCGGCGATTACGGTCGGTCTGGTAGAACTGATGTTTGACCGGATTTTCGGTACCGGATTCTTCGATGTCAGCAAAGGCGGTAACCCGGTCCTGTGGGAGCATATCTTCTGGATCTTCGGTCACCCTGAGGTATACATTCTGATTCTCCCGGCCTTCGGTATCATATCCGATATCGTCTCGACCTTCTCGAGAAAGCGCCTGTTCGGTTACAGCTCGATGGTATTTGCTACAGCGCTGATCGGCTTCCTGGGCTTCATGGTTTGGGCTCACCATATGTTCACAACAGGGATCGGTCCTGTCGGGGATGCGATCTTCGGGGTCGCCACGATGGCGATCGCGGTTCCTACCGGCGTTAAGATCTTTAACTGGCTCTTTACCCTGTGGGGAGGCCAGATTCGCTTCACTACGGCGAACGTGTTCGCAACAGCTTTCATTCCTACCTTCGTTATGGGTGGGGTTACCGGGGTTATGCTCGCGGTTCCTGCGGCAGACTTCCAGTACCACGATACTTATTTCGTAGTAGCTCACTTCCACTATGTTATCGTCGGCGGTCTCGTGCTTGGTTTGTTCGCCGCTTCGTACTACTGGTGGCCTAAGATGTTCGGCCGTCTGCTGAACGAAACGCTGGGTAAGATTCATTTCTGGACGTTCTTCATCGGCTTCCACATGACCTTCTTCCCGCAGCACTTCCTCGGACTGATGGGTATGCCTCGCCGGGTATTTACATACCAGCCGGGTGTCGGTCTTGAGACAGGTAACTATATCTCTACGCTCGGTGCATTCCTGATGGGTATCGGTACGATCGTATTCTTCATCAACATTATTGCAACGGCAAGTAAACCGGCCAACGCACCGGCTGATCCATGGGATGGCCGTACGCTGGAGTGGGCGATTCCATCCCCGCCTCCGGAATATAACTTCAAGCAGACTCCGCTTGTGCGCGGCTTCGACGCTTTCTGGAAAGAGAAGATGGCGGGCAACAAAGAAATGACGCCTGCAGAGCCTGTAGGTTCGATTCACATGCCTTCGCCTTCGATTCTGCCCTTCGTGATGTCCGTCGGTCTGTTCATCTCGGGTTACGGCTTCATGTACCACAACTATCTGCTGAGCATTGGCGGTTTGATCATCACGTTCATCTGTATGTTCCTTCGCTCCGTGTACGACGATGCGGGCTTCCATATCGAACCGGAGGAGCTCAATGATAAGGGGGTTAAGGCATGA
- a CDS encoding cytochrome (ubi)quinol oxidase subunit III: MSAAHHEVGGALPPHAETATLEGKNKVLGFWLFLGGECVLFGTLFASFIALRNQVPDGPTGQHLFALDLVALSTFILLTSSLTSVFGTMALHRGDLKKLQLWMAITVLLGLSFLGLEIYEFVHYVHEGHTFTKSAFSSSFYTLVGFHGAHVAFGVLWIALLIIQSFKKGLTVVTAPKFYVAGLYWHFIDVVWVFIFTVVYLMGKVGP; this comes from the coding sequence ATGAGTGCAGCACATCATGAAGTAGGCGGCGCCCTGCCACCTCACGCCGAAACGGCAACACTCGAAGGCAAGAATAAAGTACTCGGCTTCTGGCTGTTCCTTGGCGGCGAGTGCGTACTGTTCGGTACGCTCTTCGCTTCCTTCATCGCTCTTCGCAATCAGGTGCCGGACGGTCCTACCGGACAGCATTTGTTCGCCCTGGATCTGGTCGCTCTCTCGACGTTCATTCTCTTGACGAGCTCCTTGACAAGCGTATTCGGAACCATGGCTCTGCACCGCGGAGACCTGAAGAAGCTTCAGCTGTGGATGGCCATTACTGTACTGCTCGGTCTGTCCTTCCTCGGTCTTGAGATCTATGAGTTCGTTCATTATGTACATGAAGGTCATACCTTCACGAAGAGTGCGTTCTCCTCTTCCTTCTATACGCTGGTCGGCTTCCACGGCGCCCACGTAGCGTTCGGTGTTCTATGGATTGCCCTGCTGATCATCCAGTCCTTCAAAAAGGGCTTGACGGTCGTCACGGCTCCGAAGTTTTATGTAGCCGGTCTGTACTGGCACTTTATCGACGTTGTCTGGGTATTTATCTTCACGGTTGTATACCTGATGGGGAAGGTG